The sequence CGGTAGGGACATTGCGCCCGCTGCGTTCTTTCTGTATCTGGTCAATGCAATACAACACCACACGCTCTTTTCGCGTCAGGCCATCACGCACATCGGGAAGGTTGTCAAATTCAAAATGTCGGCATTATTGGTGTTTTATAATCGACTTCCGAATACTGATATATCGGTTTGGATTAAAGGGCTACTACCCGAATGGCACTGACTAAAGGCCCGAATCCTCGTCATCCAGGCGTATGCCGGGATCCAGACGCTACAATGGTGGCAGTTTCACTGGATGTCGGCTTTTATGCCCTGTGGGTAATTACGCCCCATGGATATTCGCCGCAATAACAAAACCCTGAATTGCGCCTTAAGTAAGTGCCATTCCTCGCTGGTACCTATTCACTGTTTCTTATATTCGGAACGGGGAATATTAGAAAGAATTGCTCTCTGACACAGATTTTTCGTCTAACTTCACCAACCTGGCCCAATTGAATTCATCGGGTACTTGGCCTTTCCCCCTCTCCCCCTGGGAGAGGGTCGGGGTGAGGGCGGCCCGCTCATCGGCCATTTTGAGGAAGATTAAATACGTGATCTGCTCGACGTAATCGCCATACCCCACGCCATCATCCCTGAGTACATGTGCGTAATTCCAAACCTTATTAACTATCTCTGAAGCGCTCAAAATAACCTCTGTAATTCAATAAGTTAAAAGCTATGTTTCTTCTAAATAAAACAGATTACCGCTTGATTTTTACCGCCAAAATGCCGATATTAACAACTGATGGGTAAATCCTATTATGTGCCTGGTATGTTCCCTTCCAGCGGTGGCCAAGAGTACCAGGAACCTCGGCATTCTAGGGGCCGTCACCCTAATCCTTACTGGTGTAATGTATGAAAAAGTCATTATTTGATTCAAATCCCTACCTGCAAAATCCCAAGAAATACCGGGATTCACTCATTACCAGTGTTTCCAGTTCCACCGCGATCGAAACGGGTGCCACAGTCGAATCGATCAGCCAACATATTACAGATGTCACCACTAGTTATTTCCATCCTACTCCGACAAAGTCCGAATCGAACTCTCAATAATTTCTCTGAATAATGCTTCCATTGGTTCGTAGTTACGAACCATGCCCATCTGCACCGCGGCGAAATATTCTGATTTCATCTGGCCACTAATTAAACTGAAATCAAGGACAGGCAGCCCAGCTTGCAAAGCCATGATGATCGTCAGTATTCGAGAACATCGGCCATTGCCTTCGCGAAAGGGATGTATCAAAACCAATTCGGTATGCACCTCGGCAAGCGCTTTAACGACAACATTTCTATCCGAGAAGTTACAGGGCGTATA comes from Gammaproteobacteria bacterium and encodes:
- a CDS encoding type I restriction-modification system subunit M N-terminal domain-containing protein, which codes for MSASEIVNKVWNYAHVLRDDGVGYGDYVEQITYLIFLKMADERAALTPTLSQGERGKGQVPDEFNWARLVKLDEKSVSESNSF